One stretch of Aptenodytes patagonicus chromosome 23, bAptPat1.pri.cur, whole genome shotgun sequence DNA includes these proteins:
- the ATP12A gene encoding potassium-transporting ATPase alpha chain 2: MVKKKSDVYSVEIYGTKDLEKTDIGDEGETYKDLKGNKKKKKTEDLKKELDLDDHKLSTSELEEKYGTSINKGLSSARAAEILARDGPNSLTPPKATPEIVKFLKQMVGGFSILLWIGAVFSWISFGIQLAQGAESPFDNLYLGVVLALVVILTGIFAYYQEAKSTNIMASFSKMIPQQALVIRDAEKKELPSDQLVVGDIVEIKGGDRIPADIRLIFTQGCKVDNSSLTGESEPQSRSCDFTHENPLETRNIAFYSTTCVEGTATGIVINTGDRTIIGRIASLASGVGNEKTPIAIEIEHFVYLVAGVAISIGVLFFIISVSMRYKILDSIIFLIGIIVANVPEGLLATVTVSLSLTAKRMAKKNCLVKNLEAVETLGSTSIICSDKTGTLTQNRMTVAHLWFDNQIYSADTSEDQTTQPFDQSSPSWTALSKILTLCNRAEFRPGQENLPIMKRVVVGDASETALLKFAEVILGDVMNIRAQNKKVAEIPFNSTNKFQLSIHETEDPNDKRFLLVMKGAPERILERCSTIMINGKEEPLDSEKAEAFQTAYMELGGMGERVLGFCHLYLPENEFPDTYPFDTDSMNFPTSNLCFVGLLSMIDPPRSTVPDAVSKCRSAGIKVIMVTGDHPITAKAIAKSVGIISATSETVEDIAKRLNIPVEQVNRREATAAVVNGMELKDMSLQQLDEILCDHSEIVFARTSPQQKLVIVEGCQRQGAVVAVTGDGVNDSPALKKADIGIAMGIAGSDAAKNAADMVLLDDNFASIVTGVEEGRLIFDNLKKTIAYTLTKNIAELCPFLIYIIASIPMPIGTITILFIDLGTDIIPSVALAYEKAESDIMNRRPRNKRKDRLVNEQLAVYSYLQIGIMQSVGAFVTYFTVYAEQGFLPSTLLGVRVDWENNAINDFEDSYGQEWTKYQRMYLQWTGYTAFFVSITIQQVADLIIRKTRRNSIFQQGLFRNKVIWVGIFSQIGIALILTYGLGHVTALNFTPLRFQYWFVAVPFAILIWVYDEVRKLFIRRYPGSWWDKNMYY; the protein is encoded by the exons ATGGTAAAG aaaaagtCTGATGTTTACTCGGTTGAGATCTATGGGACAAAAGATCTAGAAAAAACAGATATTGGAGATGAAGGGGAGACGTACAAAGACttgaaaggcaacaagaaaaaaaagaagacagaagaccTTAAGAAAGAACTGGACCTG GATGACCACAAACTCAGCACTTCAGAACTGGAGGAAAAGTATGGTACGAGCATCAATAAA GGTCTCTCTAGTGCAAGAGCAGCAGAGATTTTGGCTCGGGATGGTCCCaactcactcactcctcccaaAGCCACTCCTGAAATTGTTAAGTTCCTCAAGCAGATGGTGGGAGGGTTTTCCATCCTCTTATGGATAGGAGCCGTCTTCTCCTGGATTTCATTTGGCATTCAGCTTGCTCAGGGAGCTGAATCACCCTTTGACAAT CTCTACCTTGGAGTAGTCCTGGCACTGGTTGTCATCCTCACTGGTATCTTTGCTTACTATCAAGAAGCTAAAAGCACAAACATCATGGCCAGCTTCAGTAAAATGATTCCACAG CAAGCTCTTGTCATCAGAGATGCAGAAAAGAAGGAACTGCCATCAGACCAGCTGGTGGTTGGAGACATCGTGGAAATAAAGGGCGGAGACAGGATCCCAGCAGACATTCGTCTGATCTTTACTCAGGGTTGTAAG GTGGACAATTCTTCGCTCACAGGGGAATCAGAACCACAGTCTCGTTCCTGTGACTTCACCCATGAGAACCCCTTGGAGACCAGGAACATTGCATTCTACTCCACCACCTGTGTGGAAG GCACTGCTACTGGCATTGTAATCAACACTGGGGATCGCACTATCATCGGGCGGATTGCCTCTCTCGCATCGGGAGTAGGAAATGAGAAAACACCCATTGCTATTGAGATAGAACATTTTGTCTACCTGGTGGCAGGAGTGGCCATTTCCATCGGTGTTCTCTTCTTCATTATATCTGTTTCTATGCGATACAAGATTCTGGACTCCATCATCTTTCTCATTGGCATCATTGTGGCAAATGTGCCAGAGGGACTGCTAGCCACAGTAACG GTGAGTCTGTCTCTGACAGCCAAGCGGATGGCAAAGAAGAACTGTTTGGTGAAGAACTTGGAAGCTGTAGAAACACTCGGTTCTACCTCCATCATCTGTTCTGACAAGACAGGGACCCTCACACAAAACAGGATGACTGTTGCTCACCTCTGGTTTGATAATCAGATCTACTCAGCTGACACCAGTGAAGATCAAACAA CCCAGCCTTTTGACCAAAGTTCTCCATCATGGACAGCATTATCAAAAATTTTAACTCTCTGCAACCGGGCAGAATTCAGACCAGGGCAGGAGAATCTCCCAATAATGAAG AGAGTTGTGGTAGGTGATGCCTCTGAAACAGCTCTGCTAAAATTTGCAGAAGTCATTTTGGGTGACGTCATGAATATTAGAGCACAGAACAAGAAAGTGGCTGAAATTCCTTTCAACTCTACCAACAAATTCCAG CTTTCGATTCATGAGACTGAAGATCCCAACGACAAACGCTTTCTGCTGGTGATGAAAGGTGCCCCAGAGAGGATTTTAGAGAGATGTAGCACTATCATGATCAACGGCAAAGAAGAACCACTGGACAGTGAAAAGGCAGAAGCTTTCCAAACAGCATACATGGAACTGGGGGGCATGGGAGAGAGAGTGCTGG GTTTCTGTCATTTGTACCTGCCTGAAAATGAGTTTCCAGACACCTACCCATTTGACACAGATTCCATGAACTTCCCAACCTCCAACCTGTGCTTTGTTGGGCTCTTATCTATGATTGACCCACCTCGTTCCACAGTGCCAGATGCTGTCTCAAAATGCCGCAGTGCTGGGATCAAG GTTATCATGGTCACTGGCGACCATCCAATCACAGCTAAGGCCATTGCCAAGAGTGTAGGCATCATTTCAGCCACCAGCGAGACTGTGGAAGATATTGCTAAGCGCCTCAACATTCCTGTTGAGCAAGTCAACAGACG AGAAGCTACAGCAGCAGTAGTTAATGGGATGGAGCTGAAGGATATGAGCTTGCAGCAGCTGGATGAAATCTTGTGTGACCACTCAGAGATAGTCTTTGCTCGGACATCACCCCAACAGAAACTGGTTATAGTTGAAGGCTGCCAAAGGCAG GGAGCAGTTGTTGCCGTGACTGGAGATGGAGTCAATGACTCCCCCGCTCTTAAAAAAGCAGATATTGGAATTGCTATGGGTATTGCTGGTTCTGACGCAGCTAAAAATGCAGCTGATATGGTATTGCTGGATGATAACTTTGCTTCTATTGTCACAGGAGTGGAGGAAG gccGCCTGATCTTTGACAACCTAAAGAAAACAATTGCCTACACCCTGACTAAGAATATTGCTGAGCTCTGTCCCTTTCTCATCTACATTATTGCTAGCATTCCAATGCCCATTGGCACTATCACCATCCTGTTTATTGACCTGGGCACAGACATC ATCCCCTCTGTTGCATTAGCCTACGAAAAAGCTGAAAGTGATATTATGAACAGGAGACCTCGTAACAAAAGGAAAGACAGGCTGGTGAATGAGCAGCTCGCTGTATACTCCTATCTGCAGATTG GTATCATGCAGTCAGTGGGAGCCTTTGTAACCTATTTTACCGTGTATGCTGAACAAGGTTTCCTCCCTTCCACGCTGCTTGGCGTGCGAGTCGACTGGGAAAACAATGCCATTAATGACTTTGAGGATTCATATGGACAGGAATGG ACTAAATACCAGAGGATGTACCTACAGTGGACTGGTTATACTGCCTTTTTTGTCAGCATCACAATTCAGCAAGTTGCTGATTTGATCATCAGGAAAACACGAAGAAATTCCATTTTCCAGCAGGGTCTTTTCAG GAACAAAGTCATCTGGGTGGGTATATTTTCCCAGATAGGAATTGCTCTGATTCTTACCTATGGTCTTGGACATGTTACAGCCCTGAACTTCACACCACTGAG GTTTCAGTACTGGTTTGTGGCTGTACCATTTGCCATCTTGATATGGGTCTACGATGAAGTCCGCAAGCTGTTTATCAGGAGATACCCAGGAA gctggtgggACAAGAACATGTATTACTGA